A DNA window from Iodobacter ciconiae contains the following coding sequences:
- a CDS encoding DEAD/DEAH box helicase, which translates to MTFASLGLAPEVLKAVAEQGYEHPTLIQAQAIPVILQGRDVLGAAQTGTGKTAAFTLPILTKIAKHANTSASPARHPIRVLILTPTRELADQVSESVTTYSKYMPLRSHVVFGGMDIKAQIPKLREGVEILVATPGRLLDHIQQKSVNLSQVEILILDEADRMLDMGFILDIRKIFELCTTRKQTLLFSATFAPEIKKLAEDFMHEPEVIEVARQNSANESVKQELHPVENSRKKALVAHLIRTHNMGQVIVFCRTKIGAEQLGRELKRAGFSAEAIHGDRTQQSRLETLAAFKDGTLKVLVATDVAARGLDINELPFVINFELPTNPEDYVHRIGRTGRAGASGIAISLVAPEEEKAYLGIQKMLKRDLPLIPVIGFSPGTTPLETAPQSGRGRDRSAARSSAVPVAALTRNMNTPPSSRARSQSYDEMPDAPLSKLKRAPQIAALFLPPKYQVTQ; encoded by the coding sequence ATGACATTCGCATCGCTCGGGCTGGCTCCGGAAGTGCTCAAGGCAGTCGCCGAGCAAGGTTATGAACATCCGACGCTGATTCAAGCGCAGGCCATCCCTGTCATATTGCAAGGCCGCGACGTGCTCGGTGCAGCACAAACGGGCACCGGTAAAACAGCTGCATTTACTTTACCGATACTTACCAAAATCGCTAAACACGCGAACACCAGCGCGTCTCCTGCCCGCCACCCGATTCGCGTATTAATTCTTACGCCAACCCGCGAGCTGGCCGATCAGGTTTCCGAAAGTGTTACCACCTATAGCAAATACATGCCGCTACGCAGCCACGTGGTATTTGGGGGCATGGATATTAAGGCGCAAATCCCCAAGCTGCGCGAAGGTGTTGAAATCCTTGTCGCAACGCCAGGGCGTCTGCTTGATCATATTCAGCAAAAATCGGTTAATTTATCCCAGGTTGAAATCCTGATTCTGGATGAAGCCGATCGCATGCTCGATATGGGTTTTATTCTGGATATTCGCAAGATTTTTGAGCTGTGTACTACGCGCAAGCAAACGCTGCTGTTTTCGGCGACTTTTGCACCAGAAATCAAAAAACTGGCCGAAGACTTTATGCATGAGCCGGAAGTCATCGAAGTGGCGCGCCAGAATTCAGCCAATGAATCAGTAAAACAAGAGCTGCATCCAGTCGAAAACAGCCGCAAAAAAGCCCTCGTTGCCCATCTGATCCGCACCCACAATATGGGGCAAGTGATTGTCTTTTGCCGCACCAAAATTGGTGCAGAGCAATTGGGCCGCGAGCTAAAACGCGCGGGCTTTTCTGCCGAAGCCATTCATGGTGACCGCACCCAGCAATCCCGCCTGGAAACGCTGGCAGCATTTAAAGACGGCACGCTAAAGGTATTGGTAGCCACCGATGTAGCCGCACGTGGCCTGGATATTAACGAGCTGCCCTTTGTAATTAACTTCGAGCTGCCAACCAATCCGGAAGACTATGTGCACCGCATTGGCCGCACTGGTCGCGCTGGCGCGTCCGGGATTGCTATTTCTCTGGTAGCACCAGAAGAAGAGAAAGCTTACCTTGGCATTCAAAAAATGCTCAAACGTGATCTGCCTCTGATTCCGGTGATTGGCTTCTCGCCAGGCACTACACCGCTCGAAACCGCACCTCAGTCAGGGCGCGGACGGGACCGCTCTGCTGCGCGCTCTTCAGCCGTACCGGTTGCCGCCCTGACCCGCAATATGAATACGCCGCCAAGCAGCCGTGCCCGCTCACAAAGCTACGATGAGATGCCGGATGCGCCGCTGTCCAAACTAAAGCGTGCGCCACAAATTGCCGCCTTATTTTTACCGCCAAAATATCAAGTAACGCAATAA
- a CDS encoding SIR2 family NAD-dependent protein deacylase: MIYIFTGAGMAADSGLPTFRDTGGLWENYDINQVCNFSRFIKEQNVRDLTFQFYNERKLQYAAATPHAGYLAITKLQQQQPVKVITTNIDLLHETAGTSDILHLHGRVDQMSCAQCYHYWDIADHVFKSGKCEACGSAMVKPGIVFFGEMAPEYEILHWLIEDLKSTDTFVIVGTSLNVVNPIAMIRSAGKYPQIIFIDLNIPAAAKAAGVICIEESAEAGLLKWIDAIGEE; this comes from the coding sequence ATGATTTATATCTTTACCGGCGCAGGAATGGCGGCAGATTCGGGTTTGCCTACTTTTAGGGATACTGGCGGGCTTTGGGAGAATTATGATATTAATCAGGTATGTAATTTCTCCCGCTTTATTAAAGAGCAGAATGTTCGGGATCTGACTTTTCAGTTTTATAACGAGCGTAAATTACAATATGCGGCGGCAACACCGCATGCAGGCTATTTAGCAATTACCAAATTACAGCAACAACAACCTGTTAAAGTGATTACCACTAATATTGATTTATTGCATGAAACTGCTGGTACTTCCGATATTTTGCACTTGCACGGACGGGTAGATCAGATGTCTTGCGCACAGTGTTATCACTATTGGGATATTGCTGATCATGTGTTTAAGTCTGGTAAATGCGAGGCCTGTGGTAGCGCTATGGTAAAGCCAGGTATTGTCTTTTTTGGTGAAATGGCACCGGAATATGAGATATTACACTGGCTGATTGAGGATTTAAAAAGCACGGATACGTTTGTGATTGTGGGCACCAGTTTAAATGTGGTTAACCCGATTGCAATGATTCGATCTGCAGGGAAATACCCACAGATCATTTTTATCGATTTGAATATTCCCGCTGCAGCTAAAGCTGCTGGTGTGATTTGCATTGAAGAATCGGCTGAAGCCGGATTATTAAAGTGGATAGATGCAATAGGTGAGGAATAA